Within the Plutella xylostella chromosome 20, ilPluXylo3.1, whole genome shotgun sequence genome, the region ATCTGCCTAcatacggtggcctgcgcctaaaagtatacaggcggagtttttaaaatagcgacaTACATTCAAGTCATAGGGTCTTTTAAACTTAGCAATACCAACCAGTACAGTGAATATTGATAAATAGTGTGGTCATACTTGTAGGTATAGCAAAGTCACTACTGCTGGAACTGATGCTTTATGTGGGATCTggaattaagtacctatataaggaTATGCGTAACCAGCCCATTCACTGCTGCTACGCTGAAAAAACTGAACcctgacggtcgaatggcgtagtggttagtggccctgactgctatgccgaaggtcccgggttcgattcccggctggggcagatatttgtttagagacagatatttgtactcgggtcttgggtgttgatatttatatttagtgtctagctatctatgtatttgtgtagagatatatcagctgtccgacaccgacacccataacacaggttctgcctagcttggggttggatggccgtgagtgagatgtccccacatatttattatttatttaattatctcTAGCGATTAGacgtaggtataggtattttgatagcgtttgtataatattatctcGTGTTTGCAGACCCCCTGGACCCCAAGATCGCGGCGGTGATCGACGCCGGCTACCTGGTGCCGCTGCCGAAGAGAGACGCGCTGGGGAGGAGGGTCATCCTCTCTGCTATTGGTGAGTTGGATGTTCATCATATTTGGGTTGTCTTTCTTTCTTTGCTCTGAAGTTTAAGCCATAATAAATGGTAGACtcgtatacctacctatatcttACTCGTGGATCTATCGAAGAACACATATATAGCACCTAGGTAGGAAATAATGCAACGAAACTACGACCCCTTTAAAGGAGTCACTTTCGCTATGAGACCTCTACATAGATGCCTTGAAAATGAATCTGATGAGTATCTAAGGCATTCTAAGGTTCACGCGTACCTAGCCAAAGTTTGCCTGGAAGCCATcgcttagcgataaggccatCTGTTTTTCTGCTTCTTCAGCCTATAGCAATTCACTGCCGACCCTAGAGGCTCTCCTAGCTATCCTGAACTCCCCATCGCCTAACAGTTTTTTTATCCATTGCTATCCGTCTCTCCCAGGCCGCTACGACCCCCACGTATTCGACAGCAACACGATGGCTAAAGTCCACTCGCTGATCGTCGAGCTCCTATTGGACGAGCCACGCTCCCAGCTGCAAGGCTACACTCACGTCAACGACGAGGCGGGCATGCAGATGCCGCATCTTAGTCTATGGTCGCTGACGGACGTTAGGACTATGCTCAACTGCATACAGGTGGGTATAATTTGAATTTCGAATTGTTGGGAGGAAAtttgttgttttcttttttgtttgaGCTGGCCAGTTGGTTCAGCCGACGGTTATTGTTATGGATGGCCAATGAAGTACAAGGGTCAGCATACCCGTGACTAGTAAGAACCTTCTGGGGTCTTCAGGTGAAGATGTGCTAGACCACTCCCAAATAGCTGGCTGgctaaaatacttaaattaagtTTATGTAGAGTTTATGCAACTCTACATAAACTTAAGCGGGATAAAACCTGATATTAGTAAAGTTATAATGctgatattttataatgtaataatgtaGCATAGGTTTTGGAATTGTATCTATGAAAGTGTacgtaaataggtacataattatagtggTAAATTTTCATAAACAGCCATCAAGCCTGTGATTCAAGCATAGAAAGTTGTTAGTTTGTCAAGGTGCAAAAAATTATCGGTGACTGAAGTatcgatttttattttatttataaaaactattttattttcagaattCTACCCCGATGCGTCACAAGTGTACTCACTTTGTAAATATTCCTCATTACGGCACGAAATTCTTTGAATTCTGCGTGTCGCTACTTAGTGACAAACTCAAGGACAGAGTAATGGTaagaattatattttcgtaattaggtacctatataaataaaattaattaatcgcAAAAGGCTTCcaataattttcattttaaaaagtttagatttaagtttatttgaattcaaagtttttatcataCCTGCTTACATttcgaattttcaaattttgcCGCCATAGCTACTTAATTTGAAACTGCCAATCAGAATATAGGGCAAACATACTGAACACCAATCAGAGTGTATCTTAGTTCATTCGACCAATGATATCGGCCTACAGACAACTTCACTTCAGTTTAGTATTGCAACGTTCGAAACAACGATAGAGTGTAACTGCGTGGTGTCAATGCGCTTTTTGTCGTAGTATAATAGTATGGCCTggggcaaagaaacctgaccaccatgatcaaattatttaaaccGATATGTAAACTATGATAATCTTCCTCTTTCCAGTTTCATCGTAATGCTGAAGAGTTAGTGAAGCATGTTGACCCAGCTATACTTCCGAAGGAATATGGCGGAACAGTACCTCTGAGAGACATGATTGAAGAACTTAAACGCAACTTGCTGGCTCGTCGCAATGAGCTAATGGCTCTCGATGACATGTGCGTCGATCTGCATGCATTGGGCAAGAACGATCTGACCCAAGATGTGCATTCTACAGTTGGTTCATTCAGAAAGCTCGAGCTTGATTAGGAAGTTTCATTATAACTaacatattaattttttttctgtagGTACTCATAATCATTTGATTAGATAATAATTCTTTTAAGTGTATAAGTACAgatatgtaaataattatagatatACACGTAAGTTATTCCTCCAACCGTTtgaatacataaaattaattcaGTGATTAAAGAAATTGACCCTATAGTAACAGGGTACCTACTGATTCTGAAATTGCCTTTATATGCTGTGAGAGTTTATTCTAATTTGATGGATAACAGATCTCATAATCCGTTTTATGGTAAGATGCGCTGCTTGGTGCTATATTTTAGATTCCTTATGGTTGgtgtattgtacctacctaacctttCATCCACACATTTGCCAATATATACCTTATCtttacctaacctaattagTTCTTAGTGACAGCCGTCGGTGGTGTCACGTTACCATTCTACAAGATTCATCCTTATTTAAGGATTTGGAGACTGTCCTACGTACACTCCAACTAATATTATCTTCCGGACCCTTTCCTATACCATAATCAATTTTGTTGTTGCaaatcacaaaatttaattaactataaGTTTCAAAAGatctagataaaaaaaaatatgtttgtgtgtgtacttataatgtaagtttaatattaatgtattacctagttatatttttgtgtttttttggtATGTACAAgagcataaaaataaagattttaaaatataatataactactTATGTTACTTATTAAACTTATCATAGACCGTACATATTttgctataaaataaaatgaaataaatgaaaaattgttcacatattttttttactctgCTCCTATcctatttaagtacctacttacttacgtaTAATGTTTAAGAAATGAGTTTATGTTTATAGTTAcatacggacatgaaataaaatgattttatccgcaaaaagtcatctttatccaataaaaatattcgcaactgctaaaaagttacataaaataagttacaagcacctaatctaaattttttttacaaaaaaacagcaaaaatttacaattacttgaataactttgaaaatcGCCCTCTTtgatagtatttttattaaaaagtatttgaaataagctaaacaatgataTCAAAACCGCATCTGTACGTCGACGCAGTCAAGAATTATTGAAGTTCAAAACATACCTAACGGAGCTCATGTAAGTTGATTTCATTTACAATCAGAACTCTTTCACTCAATGGATTGCTACCTGAGCTGCGGCGCTCCGTCAGGTGTGTTTTGaactttcaataattttttactgCCTCGACGTAGTGATACGGTATTGGTAACAAACTAACAACACATTGTAGCTGCTAAACTAAATATGAACGCTACAACCTATGCTGGGGTAAAACACACAAAATTTCGGCAGGGTGGCAAAAAATTCACTGCGTGTAAATTGAAATTACCAGATACCTAACTAAAATAAGTTACTCCATGATTGCCAGACTCCGTTAAAGAAGACGAGTGAAGAACGTTTGAATAGGCTATGTCTGAAAAAATTGAACaacgctcataatttttctaaTGATAGGAATAACCCTCCGTATCGTCCTAAAAAATCTCAGATTTTTCCTATGCgtcagtaattttataaaaataaaaacatttcaagtttCACAAAACGGGGATATGATGGCACTTCAGGACTTTTTCCATCGtctctataaaaatatatgggcaataaaaaagaaaaaattgacAGGCGTCagcttttacatactctttggtcacaCGTCTATCCATAGACCTACAACGTCCAAACAACGTCACATCAAaacctgtcatatttttttttaatgcctATAGAGACGATGGAAAAAGTCCTAAAGTGCCATCATATCCCCGTTTTGTGaaacttgaaatgtttttatttttataaaattactgacGCATAGGAAAAATCTGAGATTTTTTTAGGATTTACGGAGGGTTATTCCTATcatcagaaaaattatgagcgttGTTAAATTTTTTCAGACATAGCCTATTGAGGGGAGATAGTTATTATTAACTCTACCTAGCGGTACCTAAATAGCACTAGCttcgcgccatacaaattttgcGTAAGGTTAGGGTACGAAAAACTTATAGGTACTAGCCCCTTAGGCCAAATCCACCAGATGTCCATCCCGCAAATAGGACCTTTTCCCGCTGTCTACCAGGTACTACTTAGAACACAAGCAAGTCCGCAACCACTAAATGTTTGACATGAAATTGGTATAGGTAGTTGTCAAATTAGATGATCATACGAGGATTAAAATCCGTTTGAAGTTGGCTCTCTGCTTACCAAAAAAGTCAAAAGCCGAAATTTACATAATGGTTATTGCAGTTAcgttctctctctctctctcttttttacaaaaataaaaaccatagacaatttTATATCTAGAGTAAAAATCATAGACACGTCATGATACCATAGACTAAAGAGCGACCTTGAAATGCTAACCAAATGAAGAATGAAGCAAACTTCAGAGTAGTTTTTCCCGCAGGAGTTTGGCGTCCacatttattgataaaaactatttcagatttttcaatgtatttaggacattttaacattttgtttacCCTGTGAGAAATATTTTAGTGAGTTGCCGACAGGGCGATTATGCTTTTCTAGTAATTCCCTCGGTTTGTGTACTGTGGTGGTTTTGTAAACATCACAAACGCAGGCCCACGTCTATGATTTCTTGTGAGTATTTTGGCcataatggacataattatTGTCTCAAATGCCTTCGGCTTTGTTTTGTGATGTGAGATGTTGATAATTGGTAAACAGAATGATGTTAACCTCGAAAGTTTACCatgtattttgttaaaaacagcctatgATCTGCcatgattgaaaattatttgtatCGTATAACTTGATCGGAAGAGGCAGATAGCATGTTCCCATAGTTTACGATTACGATAGAGTACGATACATCTGTCTTCAATATCAGCCGGATGAGCTCTTTTCCCTTCGTTTAGGCCTGCCCTGATTGCAATGGCGATGTTTTGCTTCatgttttgtatgttttagCAAAAACGCAAATTGACAATATTGCTCATGGAATCATCGTCGTACAAAGAAGTTTACACActtcattttatatttcaaaGCATTAGGttttaatacaaacatttACTATCAGTATCTTACTTCAATTAACATTGTCAATATTGTATTTGCTATCATGCATCATCAGAGCCAATAATCATTCACTACTGGGTGTAGGCCTCTTGAATTTTACATATAAGGATTAAATACTGCAGTGGGATTGTGTGGTAATCTCCATTTGTTGTTGCACAGATTGGAATCATGGCGGAGATAGTGTACCCTCAAGGTTGCCGGCCCATTACCGATGACCTCGGTCCCGATGAATTAGTTCGAAGACTCAAGGTTTgttcttgtttattttttacttgttCTGGAAGACTTGACATGTGATCCACAGCCTGCAGGTACACAGTGCATGCTCATTCAGATTACATATTTTGAAGCTAGCAGAGGCAtacattacttacttattccagctccgctggggagcaaaTACTATAAAATGACACTATGTGCAAATGCACATTGCACCGCGTCCcaactgctggggcacggctCTCCTTCctatgaaggaagggttttaggtcTAGTCCACCACATTGGCCttgtgcgggttggtggatgCCAACACAAGCTAGCTTgttctgagagagttgtcgagTAAGTAGGCTACCTGACAACTTTTTAACCCCAGACAAAAAAGAGGAATGTTTTGATATTACATCACTCACTCCTCCATAGTTCCCTTGCAGGGTAGACATGGCACACATGCTGTATTGCAATGGCAGTTCTAAGTCCCAATACATGTTATAGAGTGAGTCGCGAGAAATCAATTACCTATGTCTGTGTATGAACCATTAGCTGGTGTGAGTGGGGATACAACTCAGATCCCTTAACACAACAAacttatataataatgtatttataaacttgcAGTAAAGATAAACAGAATGCCATCTGgtttactttataatatgtaaatattataacataattattacttatttgaGCCTAAGCAGAACActttatgttaataaaaatcttGTCACATATTATGCATTTAAGATATTTTTAAGATCACATTATTTTCAGTTTGTATTTAGATTTAGTCCACTATTTTAAAACggattgttttaaaaataatacataacatTTCTCATGGTGACAGGTTGACCCACTTTTAGGCTTTTTACAAAACACTTCATATGCAATGTGTAATGAATGAATGACTGAGGCATACGTTTTCACTATGCTCTGTTATACCATTAGATT harbors:
- the LOC105384661 gene encoding retinaldehyde-binding protein 1-like, with the translated sequence MATSVLQPEDCRREHEPKDLVEAPRLTDDDRIRAMEEKERETGDLPPELIETARLELREEPAIREHALKQMRHYIEKHPAIKRCRTDTPFLLRFLRTKKYSVPQACSMLERYLTIRQMHPQWFHKLDPLDPKIAAVIDAGYLVPLPKRDALGRRVILSAIGRYDPHVFDSNTMAKVHSLIVELLLDEPRSQLQGYTHVNDEAGMQMPHLSLWSLTDVRTMLNCIQNSTPMRHKCTHFVNIPHYGTKFFEFCVSLLSDKLKDRVMFHRNAEELVKHVDPAILPKEYGGTVPLRDMIEELKRNLLARRNELMALDDMCVDLHALGKNDLTQDVHSTVGSFRKLELD